Below is a window of Humulus lupulus chromosome 2, drHumLupu1.1, whole genome shotgun sequence DNA.
taaaacatttaaataattcaagaaattttgaattatACTAATCAACTTATGTCATTTCTAATTTGATTGTTGTGTTTCCATTACAGTtgtcatgcatttctatcctaaggCCTCGACCAAATGAGCGAGACTTCTTTGATGCCGTATATCAGAGGACAGAGGGGGGTGCTCCTAGGTATGCGATGCTGCAGAATATGATCCAGCCTGCACCAGAGGATGGAAGACTTTACGATCCTGAGGCAGAGGCTGTTGCGGTGGCTGAGATAGCCGTTGAGGCTGGCATATTTGTGGAGGATGCCCCGACAGAGTCTGCTCCAGATACTAGTACAGAACCTActtctgctcctgctcctgctccggGGGCTTATGAGGAGGTGTTGGGTGAGATAGCCAGACTATCAGGTGCAGTGGACGATGTTAAGGCCACTCTAGGTATCGTCCTTAAAAATCAAGAAGTCATATTAGAGAAGCTGGCAACACTAGGTAGTATACCTACTCCTGCACCTACTCCTGCACATACTCATGCACCCACTCCAACAGATGATGTAGAGTACGACATTCTCCCCTCATGTTACGAGCCTTCTGTTGGAGAAGCCACACCTTCTCAGCCAGTGCAGACGGTCTTAGGTACGACTAATCCATGGGtttctttttgttttaaaaaGATTAGATACTAATTGCTCCTTTACAGGTAAGCGTACTAGACAGAGACCAGTAAGGTACGAGGACTATACTCCAGCAGCCAAGAAACCAAAGTTCAAGGACCCAGTTACGATCCTTCCTTTAAAGGTGTTGGATCAAGATATGTTGACAACTTTTAACCGATGGGTACTCGGTGAGATTGATAACAGCAGACCGAGGAAGTTGGAATGTTGTGATGGGACCCCTGTTTGGTTCTTGAAGTTGAAGGTGGCAAAAGAATGGTTGGCAGAAACTGTAAGTCTCTTATGTTTGTTAGaacatttatctcattttaaCAATCCACTCTTCCTTAACGTTACTCTATTTATTTGCAGCATCTCGACGCTGCGAATTATCTTATACGGAGACGTCTTTTTGAGTTGCCGAAGACGTACCCCGTGAAAGCCACCGTACTTGATTCatcatttgcacaatatattcctGCCAGATACGAGGAATTCAAGAAAAATGGCAGGACTTACCAATGGGACTCGGACATTCTTGATTTCCTGAAAGGAGATGCCAAAAAGTACAAGAAGCCTTGGGGTGATTGCAACGAGGTCTACTTCCACTGGTGCATGGAAAATCGGCACTGGGTCCTTTGCGAAATAAATTTCGCTGATTGGATGATCACTGTATTTGACTCAGATCATTCTAACTTTAGCCATTATAAGTTGTCTGAGTTGATGGAGCCTTGGACTAGGATGCTTCCATCTTTACTCAACGCTTCTGGTATGTTTAAAGGACACCCCAAGTTAAAAATAGCTAGACCGAAGATCACCGTTCCAAACTT
It encodes the following:
- the LOC133815599 gene encoding uncharacterized protein LOC133815599, coding for MSILMHNRCQTMMPPKRIPPLKIPMEDHYVGRMTYRGSGRLTKLKKRFEEHGLLGRVNESVFGPFFTAPPFSFSGALVHTLLLRKVKSPRGDEVHFLMGPNLCKFGVHEFAIITGLSCSCPPLAVDIEPHITSSRLVDTYFSVEPEKDIRFSILERAFSMCDVPDDLYKLGLVYFVEGILLGAENDNAIWRDSLSMIEDLDYFEKYPWGSLSFDTTVKQFNRDMKAIGGTIPGKKAKKIIEAESSKGFKVEAKYTCKGYPPALQYWAYETILDLQKEHAKPCGFKFPRMLQWESIGQPKHLHLKDVLARRHLSCISILRPRPNERDFFDAVYQRTEGGAPRYAMLQNMIQPAPEDGRLYDPEAEAVAVAEIAVEAGIFVEDAPTESAPDTSTEPTSAPAPAPGAYEEVLGEIARLSGAVDDVKATLGIVLKNQEVILEKLATLGSIPTPAPTPAHTHAPTPTDDVEYDILPSCYEPSVGEATPSQPVQTVLGKRTRQRPVRYEDYTPAAKKPKFKDPVTILPLKVLDQDMLTTFNRWVLGEIDNSRPRKLECCDGTPVWFLKLKVAKEWLAETHLDAANYLIRRRLFELPKTYPVKATVLDSSFAQYIPARYEEFKKNGRTYQWDSDILDFLKGDAKKYKKPWGDCNEVYFHWCMENRHWVLCEINFADWMITVFDSDHSNFSHYKLSELMEPWTRMLPSLLNASGMFKGHPKLKIARPKITVPNFDWRRMSTDIVPQSRTSGDCGVFAIKHLEFILGDIPLSYAIEDNIQYFRDKLCIDIFYENVYP